From Bufo gargarizans isolate SCDJY-AF-19 unplaced genomic scaffold, ASM1485885v1 fragScaff_scaffold_692_pilon, whole genome shotgun sequence, one genomic window encodes:
- the NGB gene encoding neuroglobin, with translation MESLQLPEPQKELIRDTWRIVGQEQIHHGTVLFTRLFQLEPELLFLFHYNSAHFSSVQECLSSSEFTEHIRKVMTVIDAAVRSLDSLPSLEDYLTSLGRKHRATGVKLESFKMVGEALLYALESGLGATFTSDARAAWSQLYAIVVSAMSRGWWRDP, from the exons ATGGAAAGCCTGCAGCTGCCAGAACCCCAGAAAGAGCTGATCCGGGACACCTGGCGAATAGTCGGCCAGGAGCAGATCCATCACGGCACCGTCCTCTTCACCAG GCTCTTCCAGCTGGAGCCGGAGCTGCTGTTCCTCTTCCACTACAATTCCGCTCATTTCTCCAGTGTCCAGGAATGTCTGAGCTCGTCCGAATTCACAGAACACATCCGCAAA GTGATGACGGTCATTGACGCTGCGGTGCGGAGCCTGGATTCGCTGCCCTCGCTGGAGGACTACCTGACCAGTCTGGGGAGGAAGCATCGCGCCACCGGGGTCAAACTGGAGTCCTTTAAG ATGGTGGGGGAGGCCCTGCTCTACGCCCTGGAGTCCGGACTGGGGGCCACATTCACATCGGACGCTCGCGCTGCCTGGAGCCAGCTCTACGCCATTGTGGTGAGCGCCATGAGCCGCGGCTGGTGGAGGGACCCCTAG
- the LOC122922756 gene encoding uncharacterized protein LOC122922756 isoform X2 — protein MWGVLVEQVAVYTCGVCRWSRLRCTRVGCPGGAGCGVHVWGVLVEQVAVYTCGVSWWSRLRCTRVGCPGGAGCGVHVWGVQVEQVAVYTCGVCRWSRLRCTRVGCPGGAGCGVHMWGVLVEQVVVYTCGVCWWSRLRCTRVGCAGGAGCGVHVWGVQVEQVAVYTCGVCRWSRLWCTHVGCPGGAGCGVHMWGVLVEQVAVYTCGVCRWSRLRCTHVGCAGGAGCGVHMWGVLVEQVVVYTCGVSWWSRLRCTHVGCAGGAGCGVHMWGVLVEQVAVYTCGVSWWSRLRCTHVGCAGGAGCGVHMWGVQVEQVAVYTCGVSWWSRLRCTHVGCAGGAGCGVHVWGVLVEQVAVYTCGVCWWSRLRCTHVGCAGGAGCGVHMWGVQVEQVVVYTCGSLNRTSYVFPACPV, from the exons ATGTGGGGTGTCCTGGTGGAGCAGGTTGCGGTGTACACATGTggggtgtgcaggtggagcaggttGCGGTGTACACGTGTGGGGTGTCCTGGTGGAGCAGGTTGCGGTGTACACGTGTGGGGTGTCCTGGTGGAGCAGGTTGCGGTGTACACGTGTGGGGTGTCCTGGTGGAGCAGGTTGCGGTGTACACGTGTGGGGTGTCCTGGTGGAGCAGGTTGCGGTGTACACGTGTggggtgtgcaggtggagcaggttGCGGTGTACACGTGTggggtgtgcaggtggagcaggttGCGGTGTACACGTGTGGGGTGTCCTGGTGGAGCAGGTTGTGGTGTACACATGTGGGGTGTCCTGGTGGAGCAGGTTGTGGTGTACACATGTGGGGTGTGCTGGTGGAGCAGGTTGCGGTGTACACGTGTggggtgtgcaggtggagcaggttGCGGTGTACACGTGTggggtgtgcaggtggagcaggttGCGGTGTACACATGTggggtgtgcaggtggagcaggttGTGGTGTACACATGTGGGGTGTCCTGGTGGAGCAGGTTGTGGTGTACACATGTGGGGTGTGCTGGTGGAGCAGGTTGCGGTGTACACGTGTggggtgtgcaggtggagcaggttGCGGTGTACACATGTggggtgtgcaggtggagcaggttGCGGTGTACACATGTGGGGTGTGCTGGTGGAGCAGGTTGTGGTGTACACATGTGGGGTGTCCTGGTGGAGCAGGTTGCGGTGTACACATGTggggtgtgcaggtggagcag GTTGCGGTGTACACATGTGGGGTGTCCTGGTGGAGCAGGTTGCGGTGTACACATGTGGGGTGTCCTGGTGGAGCAGGTTGCGGTGTACACATGTggggtgtgcaggtggagcaggttGCGGTGTACACATGTggggtgtgcag gtggagcaggttGCGGTGTACACATGTGGGGTGTCCTGGTGGAGCAGGTTGCGGTGTACACATGTGGGGTGTGCTGGTGGAGCAGGTTGCGGTGTACACGTGTGGGGTGTGCTGGTGGAGCAGGTTGCGGTGTACACGTGTGGGGTGTGCTGGTGGAGCAGGTTGCGGTGTACACATGTggggtgtgcaggtggagcaggttGCGGTGTACACATGTggggtgtgcaggtggagcaggttGTGGTGTACACATGTGGGAGTCTGAATAGGACGTCCTATGTTTTTCCGGCGTGCCCCGTCTAA
- the LOC122922756 gene encoding uncharacterized protein LOC122922756 isoform X3 has translation MWGVLVEQVAVYTCGVCRWSRLWCSSVCWWSRLWCTHVGCPGGAGCGVHVWGVLVEQVAVYTCGVCRLRCTRVGCAGGAGCGVHVWGVLVEQVVVYTCGVSWWSRLRCTRVGCAGGAGCGVHVWGVLVEQVAVYTCGVSWWSRLWCTHVGCAGGAGCGVHMWGVLVEQVAVYTCGVSWWSRLRCTHVGCAGGAGCGVHMWGVQVEQVAVYTCGVSWWSRLRCTHVGCAGGAGCGVHVWGVLVEQVAVYTCGVCWWSRLRCTHVGCAGGAGCGVHMWGVQVEQVVVYTCGSLNRTSYVFPACPV, from the exons ATGTGGGGTGTCCTGGTGGAGCAGGTTGCGGTGTACACATGTggggtgtgcaggtggagcaggttGTGGTGTAGCTCGGTGTGCTGGTGGAGCAGGTTGTGGTGTACACATGTGGGGTGTCCTGGTGGAGCAGGTTGCGGTGTACACGTGTGGGGTGTGCTGGTGGAGCAGGTTGCGGTGTACACGTGTGGGGTGTGCAGGTTGCGGTGTACACGTGTGGGGTGTGCTGGTGGAGCAGGTTGTGGTGTACACGTGTGGGGTGTGCTGGTGGAGCAGGTTGTGGTGTACACGTGTGGGGTGTCCTGGTGGAGCAGGTTGCGGTGTACACGTGTGGGGTGTGCTGGTGGAGCAGGTTGCGGTGTACACGTGTGGGGTGTGCTGGTGGAGCAGGTTGCGGTGTACACGTGTGGGGTGTCCTGGTGGAGCAGGTTGTGGTGTACACATGTGGGGTGTGCTGGTGGAGCAGGTTGCGGTGTACACATGTGGGGTGTCCTGGTGGAGCAGGTTGCGGTGTACACATGTGGGGTGTCCTGGTGGAGCAGGTTGCGGTGTACACATGTggggtgtgcaggtggagcaggttGCGGTGTACACATGTggggtgtgcag gtggagcaggttGCGGTGTACACATGTGGGGTGTCCTGGTGGAGCAGGTTGCGGTGTACACATGTGGGGTGTGCTGGTGGAGCAGGTTGCGGTGTACACGTGTGGGGTGTGCTGGTGGAGCAGGTTGCGGTGTACACGTGTGGGGTGTGCTGGTGGAGCAGGTTGCGGTGTACACATGTggggtgtgcaggtggagcaggttGCGGTGTACACATGTggggtgtgcaggtggagcaggttGTGGTGTACACATGTGGGAGTCTGAATAGGACGTCCTATGTTTTTCCGGCGTGCCCCGTCTAA
- the LOC122922756 gene encoding uncharacterized protein LOC122922756 isoform X1 produces MWGVLVEQVAVYTCGVCRWSRLRCTRVGCPGGAGCGVHVWGVLVEQVAVYTCGVSWWSRLRCTRVGCPGGAGCGVHVWGVQVEQVAVYTCGVCRWSRLRCTRVGCPGGAGCGVHMWGVLVEQVVVYTCGVCWWSRLRCTRVGCAGGAGCGVHVWGVQVEQVAVYTCGVCRWSRLWCTHVGCPGGAGCGVHMWGVLVEQVAVYTCGVCRWSRLRCTHVGCAGGAGCGVHMWGVLVEQVVVYTCGVSWWSRLRCTHVGCAGGAGCGVARCAGGAGCGVHMWGVLVEQVAVYTCGVCWWSRLRCTRVGCAGCGVHVWGVLVEQVVVYTCGVCWWSRLWCTRVGCPGGAGCGVHVWGVLVEQVAVYTCGVCWWSRLRCTRVGCPGGAGCGVHMWGVLVEQVAVYTCGVSWWSRLRCTHVGCPGGAGCGVHMWGVQVEQVAVYTCGVCRWSRLRCTHVGCPGGAGCGVHMWGVLVEQVAVYTCGVCWWSRLRCTRVGCAGGAGCGVHMWGVQVEQVAVYTCGVCRWSRLWCTHVGV; encoded by the exons ATGTGGGGTGTCCTGGTGGAGCAGGTTGCGGTGTACACATGTggggtgtgcaggtggagcaggttGCGGTGTACACGTGTGGGGTGTCCTGGTGGAGCAGGTTGCGGTGTACACGTGTGGGGTGTCCTGGTGGAGCAGGTTGCGGTGTACACGTGTGGGGTGTCCTGGTGGAGCAGGTTGCGGTGTACACGTGTGGGGTGTCCTGGTGGAGCAGGTTGCGGTGTACACGTGTggggtgtgcaggtggagcaggttGCGGTGTACACGTGTggggtgtgcaggtggagcaggttGCGGTGTACACGTGTGGGGTGTCCTGGTGGAGCAGGTTGTGGTGTACACATGTGGGGTGTCCTGGTGGAGCAGGTTGTGGTGTACACATGTGGGGTGTGCTGGTGGAGCAGGTTGCGGTGTACACGTGTggggtgtgcaggtggagcaggttGCGGTGTACACGTGTggggtgtgcaggtggagcaggttGCGGTGTACACATGTggggtgtgcaggtggagcaggttGTGGTGTACACATGTGGGGTGTCCTGGTGGAGCAGGTTGTGGTGTACACATGTGGGGTGTGCTGGTGGAGCAGGTTGCGGTGTACACGTGTggggtgtgcaggtggagcaggttGCGGTGTACACATGTggggtgtgcaggtggagcaggttGCGGTGTACACATGTGGGGTGTGCTGGTGGAGCAGGTTGTGGTGTACACATGTGGGGTGTCCTGGTGGAGCAGGTTGCGGTGTACACATGTggggtgtgcaggtggagcaggttGTGGTGTAGCTCGGTGTGCTGGTGGAGCAGGTTGTGGTGTACACATGTGGGGTGTCCTGGTGGAGCAGGTTGCGGTGTACACGTGTGGGGTGTGCTGGTGGAGCAGGTTGCGGTGTACACGTGTGGGGTGTGCAGGTTGCGGTGTACACGTGTGGGGTGTGCTGGTGGAGCAGGTTGTGGTGTACACGTGTGGGGTGTGCTGGTGGAGCAGGTTGTGGTGTACACGTGTGGGGTGTCCTGGTGGAGCAGGTTGCGGTGTACACGTGTGGGGTGTGCTGGTGGAGCAGGTTGCGGTGTACACGTGTGGGGTGTGCTGGTGGAGCAGGTTGCGGTGTACACGTGTGGGGTGTCCTGGTGGAGCAGGTTGTGGTGTACACATGTGGGGTGTGCTGGTGGAGCAGGTTGCGGTGTACACATGTGGGGTGTCCTGGTGGAGCAGGTTGCGGTGTACACATGTGGGGTGTCCTGGTGGAGCAGGTTGCGGTGTACACATGTggggtgtgcaggtggagcaggttGCGGTGTACACATGTggggtgtgcag gtggagcaggttGCGGTGTACACATGTGGGGTGTCCTGGTGGAGCAGGTTGCGGTGTACACATGTGGGGTGTGCTGGTGGAGCAGGTTGCGGTGTACACGTGTGGGGTGTGCTGGTGGAGCAGGTTGCGGTGTACACGTGTGGGGTGTGCTGGTGGAGCAGGTTGCGGTGTACACATGTggggtgtgcaggtggagcaggttGCGGTGTACACATGTggggtgtgcaggtggagcaggttGTGGTGTACACATGTGGGAGTCTGA
- the TMEM63C gene encoding calcium permeable stress-gated cation channel 1 has translation MSRTSAEGMGHPRWRSARLPSGPAFLCAVGLPLAQQDPLPSADTSLTFRRRAMKGRLYFAGRSQKEGRILIPTHPCARLCPCDCCGFQKVDAEQYYAELEEKLTDEFTAERNRIPLKRLGSAFVTFQDERMTAVIIQDYRRPRCRRAPQQSSVTPVLQSHQWGVHYAPAPSDVIWENLAVSGPTWWLRLVALNLALFILLFFLTTPAVVVSTMDRFNVTRPVENLQNPVITQFLPTLLLWVFSVCLPFLVYYSAFLECHWTRSNENQLTMHKCYLFLVFMVIVLPSLGLTSLDLFFRWLFDIHFVDSANLKFQCVFLPNNGAFFVNYVITASLIGTAMELLRIPGLTVYATRLCLAKSAPERLHVKRSQAYEFQFGLEYAWTTCVFSVVMTYSITCPIIAPFGLLYLLLKHMTDRYNIYYAYIPTKLSPRLHAAAARQLLAAPIFCIFWLLFFSVLRLGSTHPVTLFTLASLLCCVLFSILGLCLRKLQPKRPSSYQMSEQGEGIIQETESSSISSTLQSTVFVAAVLQEQELSPLGSPAHASYGALETRADSPSETPEAERSQVTYMTGASCTEEGSP, from the exons CCCCCTCGCCCAGCAGGATCCTCTCCcctcagcagacacatctcttacTTTTAGGCGGCGAGCCATGAAAGGTCGTCTGTACTTTGCTGGAAGATCACAGAAAGAAGGAAGAATCCTGATTCCAACCCACCCGTGTGCCCGGCTCTGCCCCTGTGACTGCTGCGGCTTCCAGAAG GTAGATGCGGAGCAGTATTACGCAGAGCTGGAGGAGAAGCTGACCGACGAGTTCACGGCGGAGAGGAACCGCATTCCGCTGAAGAGACTGGGCTCTGCGTTTGTCACCTTCCAGGACGAGCGGATGACTGCGGT AATCATCCAGGACTACCGCCGGCCACGATGTAGACGAGCGCCCCAGCAGTCCTCAGTCACCCCAGTCCTCCAGTCTCACCAGTGGGGTGTGCATTACGCTCCTGCGCCCAGTGATGTGATCTG GGAGAACCTGGCGGTGTCCGGGCCCACGTGGTGGCTGCGACTCGTGGCTCTGAACTTGGCCCTGTTCATCCTGCTCTTCTTCCTGACCACACCGGCCGTCGTAGTCAGCACCATGGACCGATTCAACGTCACCCGTCCTGTGGAGAACCTACAG AACCCGGTCATCACCCAGTTCCTGCCCACGCTGCTGCTGTGGGTCTTCTCCGTGTGCCTGCCCTTCCTGGTCTATTATTCCGCCTTCTTGGAATGTCACTGGACGAG GTCTAATGAGAACCAGCTGACGATGCACAAGTGTTACCTGTTCCTGGTCTTCATGGTTATCGTACTGCCCTCTCTAGGGCTGACCAG CTTGGATCTCTTCTTCCGATGGCTTTTTGATATCCATTTCGTGGATTCTGCAAACCTGAAGTTCCA GTGTGTGTTTCTGCCAAACAATGGGGCGTTCTTTGTGAACTACGTCATCACGGCCAGCCTGATAGGCACAGCCATGGAGTTACTGCGCATCCCCGGCCTCACCGTCTACGCAACGCGTCTGTGCTTGGCCAAGTCCGCCCCTGAGCGCCTCCATGTGAAGCGG AGTCAGGCCTATGAGTTCCAGTTCGGACTGGAGTACGCCTGGACCACGTGCGTCTTCTCTGTGGTGATGACCTACAGCATCACTTGTCCCATCATCGCCCCTTTTG GGTTGCTGTATCTGCTGCTGAAACACATGACGGACCGCTACAACATCTACTACGCCTACATCCCCACCAAGCTGAGCCCCCGCCTGCACGCCGCCGCCGCCCGCCAGCTGCTCGCCGCGCCAATCTTCTGCATCTTCTGGCTGCTCTTCTTCTCTGTCCTGCGGCTGG GGTCCACTCACCCGGTCACGCTCTTCACGCTCGCCTCTCTTCTCTGCTGCGTGCTCTTCTCCATCCTCGGGCTTTGTCTCAGAAAATTGCAACCAAAGAGACCATCGAGCTATCAG atgTCAGAACAGGGGGAGGGGATCATCCAGGAGACGGAGAGCAGCAGTATCTCGTCCACGCTGCAGTCCACG GTTTTTGTGGCGGCCGTGTTACAGGAGCAGGAGCTGTCCCCTCTGGGCTCCCCGGCCCACGCCTCCTACGGTGCGCTGGAGACCCGCGCGGACAGCCCATCAGAAACACCAGAAGCGGAGCGCTCACAGGTCACCTACATGACGGGGGCATCCTGCACCGAGGAGGGCTCCCCCTGA